The Macaca thibetana thibetana isolate TM-01 chromosome 19, ASM2454274v1, whole genome shotgun sequence genome has a segment encoding these proteins:
- the ZNF579 gene encoding zinc finger protein 579 isoform X1 — protein MDPQPPPPAQGSPPHRGRGRGRGRGRGRGRGRGRGGAGAPRAPLPCPTCGRLFRFPYYLSRHRLSHSGLRPHACPLCPKAFRRPAHLSRHLRGHGPQPPLRCAACPRTFPEPAQLRRHLAQEHAGGEVELAIERVAKETAEPSWGPQDQGSEQPTTAAAGATEEEAAAAWPETWPAGEPATLAAPTSAAEPRESESEEAEAGAAELRAELALAAGRQEEKQVLLQADWTLLCLRCREAFATKGELKAHPCLRPEGEQEGEGGPPPRPKRHQCSICLKAFARPWSLSRHRLVHSTDRPFVCPDCGLAFRLASYLRQHRRVHGPLSLLAPLPAAGKKDDKASGARNSAKGPEGGEGAECGGASEGGEGGQNGGDAAPARPPAGEPRFWCPECGKGFRRRAHLRQHGVTHSGARPFQCVRCQREFKRLADLARHAQVHAGGPAPHPCPRCPRRFSRAYSLLRHQRCHRAELERAAALQALQAQAPLSPPPPPQPLKAEQEEEGLPLPLANIKEEPPSPGTPPQSPPAPPVFLSASCFDSQDHSAFEMEEEEVDSKAHLRGLGGLAS, from the coding sequence ATGGATCCGCAGCCTCCTCCACCCGCCCAGGGCAGCCCACCTCACCGTGGCCGAGGCCGTGGCCGTGGCCGAGGCCGTGGTCGAGGCCGTGGCCGTGGCAGGGGGGGCGCTGGAGCCCCTCGGgcgcccctgccctgccccacctgcGGCCGCCTCTTCCGTTTCCCCTACTACCTCTCCCGGCACCGGCTGAGCCACTCTGGGCTCCGGCCCCACGCCTGCCCGCTGTGCCCCAAGGCCTTCCGCCGGCCGGCCCACCTCTCCCGCCACCTGCGCGGCCACGGGCCCCAGCCCCCGCTGCGCTGCGCCGCCTGCCCCCGCACCTTCCCGGAACCCGCCCAGCTCAGGCGCCACCTGGCTCAGGAGCACGCAGGCGGCGAGGTCGAGCTGGCCATCGAGAGGGTGGCCAAGGAGACGGCCGAGCCCAGCTGGGGCCCGCAGGACCAGGGCTCGGAGCAGCCCACCACGGCTGCAGCGGGGGCCACGGAGGAGGAGGCGGCCGCGGCATGGCCTGAGACGTGGCCTGCGGGGGAGCCGGCCACGCTGGCAGCGCCCACCAGCGCCGCGGAGCCCCGGGAGTCGGAGTCGGAGGAGGCCGAGGCCGGGGCAGCAGAGCTGAGGGCCGAGCTGGCGCTGGCGGCCGGGCGGCAGGAGGAGAAACAGGTCCTGCTCCAGGCGGACTGGACGCTGCTGTGCCTGCGCTGCCGCGAAGCCTTCGCCACCAAGGGCGAGCTCAAGGCGCACCCGTGTCTGCGCCCCGAGGGGGAACAGGAGGGTGAAGGAGGGCCTCCGCCACGCCCCAAGCGACACCAGTGCTCCATCTGCCTCAAGGCCTTCGCCAGGCCCTGGTCCCTGTCGCGCCACCGGCTGGTCCACTCCACCGACCGCCCTTTCGTGTGCCCAGACTGCGGCCTGGCCTTCCGCCTCGCCTCCTACCTCCGCCAGCACCGCCGCGTCCACGGCCCGCTCAGCCTGCTGGCCCCGCTGCCCGCGGCGGGCAAGAAGGACGACAAGGCCTCAGGTGCACGGAACTCAGCCAAGGGGCCGGAGGGGGGCGAGGGGGCGGAGTGCGGGGGTGCCTCGGAAGGGGGAGAAGGCGGGCAGAACGGAGGCGACGCCGCCCCAGCCCGGCCCCCAGCCGGGGAGCCCCGCTTCTGGTGCCCAGAGTGCGGCAAAGGTTTCAGGCGCCGGGCGCACCTGCGGCAGCACGGGGTGACCCACTCAGGAGCGCGCCCTTTCCAGTGCGTGCGCTGCCAGCGGGAGTTCAAGCGCCTGGCCGACCTGGCGCGCCACGCACAGGTGCACGCGGGGGGCCCGGCCCCGCACCCGTGCCCCCGCTGCCCGCGCCGATTCTCACGCGCCTACAGCCTCTTGCGCCACCAGCGCTGCCACCGCGCAGAGCTGGAGAGGGCCGCCGCGCTACAGGCACTGCAGGCCCAGGCCCCGctgtcgccgccgccgccgccgcagccccTGAAGGCcgagcaggaggaagaagggcTCCCGCTGCCCCTCGCAAACATTAAGGAAGAGCCGCCCTCTCCGGGGACCCCACCCCAGTCCCCACCGGCTCCCCCTGTCTTCCTCAGCGCCTCCTGTTTCGACAGCCAAGACCACTCAGCCTTcgagatggaggaggaagaggtagaCAGCAAGGCTCACCTGCGCGGGCTGGGGGGCCTGGCCTCCTGA